The following are from one region of the Prochlorococcus marinus str. SB genome:
- the tuf gene encoding elongation factor Tu: protein MAREKFERNKPHVNIGTIGHVDHGKTTLTAAITNVLAKKGQAQAQDYGDIDGAPEERERGITINTAHVEYETEGRHYAHVDCPGHADYVKNMITGAAQMDGAILVCAATDGPMAQTKEHILLAKQVGVPALVVALNKCDMVDDEEIIELVEMEIRELLDSYDFPGDDIPIVQVSGLKALEGDSTWESKIEELMKAVDASIPEPEREVDKPFLMAVEDVFSITGRGTVATGRIERGKVKVGEEVEIVGIRDTRVTTVTGVEMFRKLLDEGMAGDNVGLLLRGVQKEDIERGMVLVKKGSITPHTQFEGEVYVLKKEEGGRHTPFFAGYRPQFYIRTTDVTGQITAFTSDDGSNVEMVMPGDRIKMTGELICPVAIEQGMRFAIREGGRTIGAGVVSKILK from the coding sequence ATGGCTCGCGAGAAGTTCGAAAGAAACAAACCACATGTCAACATAGGTACTATTGGCCATGTTGATCATGGAAAAACAACACTAACAGCTGCTATTACAAATGTATTAGCCAAAAAAGGTCAAGCACAAGCTCAAGACTATGGAGACATTGACGGTGCTCCTGAAGAAAGAGAGCGTGGCATTACCATTAATACAGCTCATGTTGAATATGAAACAGAAGGCAGGCATTATGCTCATGTCGATTGCCCAGGGCATGCTGATTATGTAAAAAACATGATCACAGGGGCCGCTCAGATGGATGGAGCGATCCTAGTTTGTGCTGCTACAGATGGTCCTATGGCTCAAACTAAAGAGCATATTCTTTTAGCTAAACAGGTTGGAGTTCCTGCTCTTGTAGTTGCTCTTAATAAGTGCGATATGGTCGATGATGAAGAAATTATTGAACTTGTTGAAATGGAAATTAGGGAACTGTTAGACAGTTATGACTTCCCCGGAGATGACATTCCTATAGTTCAAGTTTCAGGTTTAAAAGCTCTCGAAGGCGATTCTACTTGGGAATCAAAGATTGAAGAACTAATGAAAGCAGTTGATGCTAGCATCCCTGAGCCAGAAAGAGAAGTTGATAAACCATTCTTGATGGCAGTTGAAGACGTTTTCTCTATTACTGGTAGAGGAACTGTTGCTACTGGAAGAATTGAGAGAGGTAAAGTAAAGGTTGGAGAAGAAGTAGAAATAGTTGGAATAAGAGATACAAGAGTAACAACTGTTACTGGAGTTGAAATGTTCCGAAAACTTCTTGACGAAGGTATGGCTGGCGATAATGTTGGTTTACTTTTGCGGGGTGTCCAGAAAGAAGATATTGAAAGAGGAATGGTTCTTGTAAAGAAAGGATCTATTACTCCGCATACTCAGTTTGAAGGGGAAGTTTATGTTCTCAAAAAAGAAGAGGGTGGAAGACATACTCCTTTCTTTGCAGGATATAGACCTCAGTTCTACATCAGAACAACTGATGTAACAGGTCAAATAACCGCATTTACTTCAGATGATGGGTCTAATGTAGAAATGGTTATGCCAGGCGACAGAATTAAGATGACTGGAGAATTAATTTGTCCAGTGGCTATTGAACAAGGTATGCGATTCGCCATACGTGAAGGTGGACGTACTATCGGTGCTGGAGTTGTTTCTAAAATACTCAAATAA
- a CDS encoding DUF1997 domain-containing protein, with the protein MLLSFDAKQKLKLSVTRNKEYLSKYLLEEERVVGAMLDSKKLVAEGVGRYKYTVTSFKVFQLDINPVVSIAVENKGGILKMSALESTLDGLGMIDDFNLILKANLEATTIGLEGEALLGVSVSQPPLLKLVPRKILESTGHSVLNGILLGIKSRVQQQLVKDFLDWCELKKI; encoded by the coding sequence ATGCTATTGTCTTTTGATGCTAAACAGAAACTCAAGCTTTCTGTAACACGTAATAAAGAATATCTTTCTAAATATCTTTTGGAAGAAGAAAGAGTTGTTGGAGCAATGCTTGACTCCAAAAAATTAGTAGCAGAAGGAGTAGGTAGATATAAGTATACAGTAACAAGTTTTAAGGTTTTTCAATTAGATATTAACCCTGTTGTCTCAATTGCGGTAGAAAATAAAGGTGGAATTTTAAAAATGAGTGCTCTTGAAAGTACATTGGATGGTTTGGGTATGATAGATGATTTTAATCTTATTTTGAAAGCAAATTTGGAAGCAACTACTATTGGTTTAGAAGGTGAAGCGCTTCTTGGGGTATCTGTAAGCCAACCTCCTCTACTGAAGCTGGTACCAAGGAAAATTTTGGAATCTACTGGTCATTCGGTATTAAATGGGATTCTGTTGGGTATAAAGTCAAGGGTTCAACAGCAACTCGTAAAAGACTTTTTAGATTGGTGTGAATTAAAGAAGATTTGA
- the rpsJ gene encoding 30S ribosomal protein S10, with product MTASIAQQKIRIRLKAFDRRMLDLSCDKIIQTADTTSASAIGPIPLPTKRKIYCVLRSPHVDKDSREHFETRTHRRIIDIYSPSAKTIDALMKLDLPSGVDIEVKL from the coding sequence ATGACTGCATCAATTGCACAACAAAAAATAAGAATAAGGCTCAAAGCGTTTGATAGAAGAATGCTTGATTTATCTTGCGACAAAATAATCCAAACTGCTGATACTACTTCTGCTTCAGCAATAGGTCCAATACCTTTACCTACAAAAAGGAAGATTTATTGTGTTCTAAGATCACCTCATGTTGATAAAGATTCTAGAGAGCATTTTGAAACAAGAACACATCGAAGAATAATAGATATCTATAGTCCTTCTGCAAAAACTATTGACGCTTTAATGAAACTAGATCTTCCTAGTGGTGTAGATATAGAAGTTAAACTTTAA
- the pheA gene encoding prephenate dehydratase: MRKQVAYLGPQGTYAEKAAHILSKLANFQTPIFVPCNGLHSVIKSIAYNNCDAAVVPIENSVEGGVTATLDALWKFPEIFINKAIVLPIKHALISDGELSNISEVLSHPQALAQCSEWLSENLPNAIPLPTNSTSEAVKMIKGSKFRAAIGSKSLIQIEGLKELAFPINDVPGNCTRFVLLSKESNSNLANIASFAFSLISNKPGALLKAVNYIADFGFNMSKIESRPSKRELGEYIIYVDLEINNQNRITNFLELKNKLMPLCKNFVDFGNYFSENVELD, encoded by the coding sequence ATGCGCAAACAAGTTGCATATTTAGGTCCTCAAGGAACATACGCAGAAAAAGCAGCCCATATATTATCAAAGCTTGCCAATTTTCAGACACCTATATTTGTACCATGTAATGGGTTACATTCGGTTATTAAATCAATTGCGTACAACAATTGTGATGCAGCTGTAGTTCCTATAGAAAATTCTGTAGAAGGGGGAGTTACGGCTACTCTAGATGCCCTTTGGAAATTTCCTGAAATTTTCATAAATAAAGCAATTGTTTTACCTATTAAACATGCATTAATTAGTGATGGAGAACTTTCAAACATTTCAGAAGTATTATCTCATCCTCAAGCATTAGCTCAATGTTCAGAATGGTTATCTGAGAATCTTCCAAATGCAATTCCTCTCCCAACAAATTCAACATCAGAAGCTGTCAAAATGATCAAGGGGAGTAAATTCAGAGCGGCTATTGGTTCAAAATCGTTAATTCAAATCGAAGGACTTAAAGAATTAGCCTTTCCTATTAATGATGTTCCAGGTAATTGCACTAGATTTGTCTTGTTGAGCAAGGAATCAAATTCAAATTTAGCTAATATTGCTAGTTTTGCTTTCTCATTAATTTCAAATAAACCTGGTGCTTTGCTTAAAGCTGTAAATTATATTGCAGATTTTGGATTTAATATGAGTAAGATTGAATCAAGACCTTCAAAAAGAGAATTAGGAGAATACATAATTTATGTTGATTTAGAAATCAATAATCAAAATAGGATTACAAATTTTCTTGAATTAAAAAATAAGTTGATGCCACTTTGCAAGAATTTTGTAGATTTTGGAAATTATTTTTCTGAAAATGTTGAACTAGATTAA
- a CDS encoding LON peptidase substrate-binding domain-containing protein translates to MGELSVRELPLFPLSEVVLFPQEILPLHIFESRYRIMLQSVLETDSMFGVIKLDPTTKSMANVGCCAQILKHQTAEDGRSNIITLGQQRFQVLEITRSTPFCSAMVSWISDNNIDDLQKLDSLKDSVKEALSDVINLTSKLTNTKKNFPDKLPDNPMDLSFWIGAHLGGPVAEEQQRLLEERDTFTRLQREYEMLDHTRKQLAARTALKESFPDIKEN, encoded by the coding sequence ATGGGAGAACTCTCAGTAAGGGAATTACCTTTATTTCCTTTGTCAGAGGTAGTTCTTTTTCCTCAAGAAATATTGCCTTTACATATTTTTGAATCGAGATACAGGATTATGCTCCAATCCGTTCTTGAAACTGATTCTATGTTTGGAGTAATTAAGTTGGATCCAACCACTAAAAGTATGGCTAATGTTGGATGTTGTGCACAAATATTAAAACATCAAACTGCAGAGGATGGGAGAAGTAATATTATCACTCTCGGCCAACAAAGATTCCAAGTTTTAGAAATTACCCGTTCTACGCCATTTTGTTCTGCGATGGTTAGTTGGATTAGTGATAATAATATTGATGATTTGCAAAAATTAGATTCTTTAAAAGATTCAGTAAAAGAAGCACTTAGTGATGTTATTAATTTAACGAGTAAATTGACTAATACTAAGAAAAATTTTCCTGATAAATTACCTGACAATCCAATGGATTTATCATTTTGGATAGGAGCTCATTTGGGCGGCCCTGTTGCGGAAGAACAGCAAAGACTTCTTGAGGAGAGAGATACTTTTACTCGTTTGCAAAGAGAATATGAAATGCTTGATCATACAAGAAAACAACTTGCAGCAAGAACAGCATTGAAAGAGAGTTTTCCTGATATTAAAGAAAATTAA
- a CDS encoding methyltransferase domain-containing protein produces MFELLFPFFLIVLFILVLTIIWRNNARKYISTGTVASAYDAWTQDKLLERLWGEHIHLGFYPSEVKNIDFRKAKVQFVHELVKWSGLDKLPRGSRVLDVGCGIGGSSRILAEYYGFNVTGITISPAQVKRARELTPNGLNCTFQVMDALDLKFEDGSFDAIWSVEAGAHMNDKTRFADEMLRTLRPGGYLALADWNSRDLRAYPPSFFEKLVLKQLLEQWVHPHFISINEFSNILGTNGNSSGRVISENWNSYTNPSWYDSIIEGMRRPLVILSLGPFAIVKSIREIPTILLMNWAFRKGLMEFGVYKCRG; encoded by the coding sequence ATGTTTGAATTATTATTCCCTTTTTTTTTAATAGTTTTATTCATTCTAGTCCTAACTATAATTTGGAGAAATAATGCTAGAAAATATATTTCCACTGGTACAGTAGCTTCTGCATATGATGCTTGGACCCAAGATAAATTACTTGAGAGATTATGGGGAGAACATATACATTTGGGTTTTTATCCTTCAGAGGTAAAAAATATTGATTTTAGGAAGGCTAAAGTTCAGTTTGTTCATGAATTAGTCAAATGGAGTGGGTTAGATAAATTACCACGGGGATCCAGAGTACTTGATGTAGGTTGTGGAATAGGGGGAAGTTCTAGGATTCTTGCAGAATATTATGGCTTTAATGTTACTGGCATTACAATTAGTCCGGCTCAAGTTAAAAGAGCACGAGAACTTACTCCTAATGGGCTAAATTGCACCTTCCAAGTTATGGATGCTTTGGATTTGAAATTTGAAGATGGATCATTTGATGCCATCTGGAGTGTTGAGGCTGGTGCACACATGAATGATAAAACTAGGTTTGCAGATGAAATGCTGAGAACTCTAAGACCTGGAGGGTATCTCGCGCTGGCTGATTGGAACTCAAGAGACTTAAGGGCATACCCTCCATCATTTTTTGAAAAGTTAGTTCTTAAACAACTACTTGAACAATGGGTACATCCTCATTTTATTAGCATTAACGAATTTAGTAACATTCTTGGAACTAACGGAAATAGTTCAGGAAGAGTTATTTCTGAAAACTGGAATTCCTATACAAATCCTTCATGGTATGACTCCATTATTGAAGGTATGCGGAGGCCCCTCGTAATTTTGTCACTTGGCCCATTTGCGATAGTGAAGTCGATTAGAGAGATTCCAACAATACTTCTCATGAATTGGGCATTTAGAAAAGGTTTAATGGAGTTTGGAGTTTATAAATGTAGAGGGTAA